In Chitinophaga sp. HK235, a single window of DNA contains:
- a CDS encoding ABC transporter ATP-binding protein, whose protein sequence is MNYNLSKPVQGKGLSNYAAFKSLLKLISHEKKRLALALLATIGNSGLSLLGPLLTAYAIDTYVMHKQYHGVLVYSGILLAIYLAAFGISFLQTKLMGTVGQRTLYSLRNTIFHKLQHLPVAFFNQNKAGDLISRVNNDTDKLNQFFSQSLMQFVGSIITMTGAGIFLLILNIKLGLVSLLPALIILVFTRLLSPWVKKKNAQNLKTVGGLSAEIQESLSNFKVIVAFGRRDYFMDRFNEANKKNFKTAAAVGIANNIFLPFYTLLSSIAQLMVLAYGIYLIAAGEFTIGLLVSYLAYANYFYSPLRQLAALWANFQTAMAGWERISEILDLENNMITIEDHTRQSGAPLLELKQVHFGYPEGREILHNINFSLEKGKTYALVGPTGGGKTTTASLIARLYDPVKGKVLLDGKDIRAYSPEERTRRIGFILQDPLLFTGTVRENILYGNQEYENYSNAQLEEVIRAANLEKLLAIFEQGLETPVQSTGEGVSLGQKQLIAFMRAVLRKPDLLILDEATANIDTVTEKLLGEILEKLPASTTRVIIAHRLNTIENADEIFFVNDGEVTNAGSFHQVVDKLLHSRN, encoded by the coding sequence ATGAATTACAATCTTAGCAAACCCGTTCAGGGAAAAGGGCTGTCTAATTATGCCGCTTTTAAAAGCCTGCTGAAGCTGATCTCTCATGAAAAAAAGAGACTGGCGCTGGCACTGCTGGCCACTATCGGTAACTCCGGCCTTAGCCTGCTGGGTCCATTGCTGACAGCCTATGCCATTGATACCTATGTGATGCACAAACAATATCACGGTGTACTGGTATATTCAGGTATCCTCTTAGCCATATACCTGGCCGCCTTTGGCATCAGCTTCCTGCAAACAAAACTGATGGGTACAGTAGGACAACGCACCCTTTATTCCCTGCGTAATACCATCTTTCATAAATTGCAGCATTTGCCTGTGGCTTTCTTTAACCAAAACAAAGCAGGTGATCTGATCTCACGCGTAAACAACGATACCGATAAACTCAATCAGTTCTTTTCCCAATCTCTGATGCAGTTTGTGGGAAGCATCATCACCATGACTGGTGCCGGTATTTTCCTCTTGATATTGAATATAAAACTGGGACTGGTATCCTTGTTACCAGCGCTGATCATCCTCGTTTTCACACGTTTACTGTCTCCCTGGGTGAAAAAGAAAAACGCACAGAACCTGAAAACAGTGGGAGGACTGAGCGCCGAGATACAGGAAAGCCTGAGCAACTTTAAAGTGATCGTGGCTTTCGGGCGCCGCGATTATTTTATGGACCGCTTTAACGAGGCCAACAAAAAGAATTTCAAAACAGCGGCTGCGGTAGGTATTGCCAACAATATTTTCCTGCCCTTCTATACCTTGTTGTCGAGTATAGCGCAGCTCATGGTGCTGGCGTATGGCATTTATCTGATCGCTGCAGGCGAATTCACCATTGGGCTGCTGGTGAGTTATCTTGCGTATGCGAACTATTTCTATAGTCCGTTGCGCCAACTGGCGGCCCTGTGGGCCAACTTCCAGACGGCTATGGCAGGGTGGGAGCGTATCTCCGAAATACTGGACCTGGAAAACAATATGATCACCATTGAAGATCATACCAGGCAGTCAGGTGCGCCTTTACTGGAACTGAAACAGGTACATTTCGGTTATCCGGAAGGCCGTGAAATACTGCATAATATCAACTTCAGCCTGGAGAAAGGTAAAACCTATGCGTTGGTAGGTCCTACAGGCGGTGGTAAAACTACTACGGCTTCACTGATCGCGCGGTTGTATGATCCTGTAAAAGGCAAGGTGCTGCTGGATGGAAAGGATATCAGGGCGTATAGTCCCGAAGAACGTACGCGCAGGATCGGATTTATTTTACAGGACCCGTTACTGTTCACCGGTACGGTGCGGGAAAATATCCTGTATGGCAACCAGGAGTATGAAAATTATTCCAATGCCCAGCTGGAAGAAGTGATCCGGGCAGCTAACCTGGAGAAGTTGCTCGCGATATTTGAACAGGGCCTGGAAACACCCGTGCAATCAACAGGAGAGGGGGTGAGTCTTGGACAAAAACAGCTGATCGCTTTTATGAGGGCAGTGCTGCGTAAGCCAGACCTGCTGATACTGGATGAAGCCACTGCCAACATCGATACGGTGACAGAAAAGCTCCTGGGAGAGATCCTGGAAAAACTGCCCGCCAGCACTACCCGTGTGATCATCGCGCATCGTCTTAATACCATCGAAAATGCAGACGAGATCTTTTTTGTGAACGACGGAGAAGTGACCAATGCCGGCTCTTTCCACCAGGTAGTAGACAAATTGCTGCATAGCAGGAATTGA
- the treZ gene encoding malto-oligosyltrehalose trehalohydrolase, giving the protein MIRYQQQGAFLKENGDCFFRVWAPFRKSVTLLLLGSEEVSYPMTSEEGGYWSTTVQEVADGMHYYYLLDEHLQRPDPASRHQESTVHRASCVVDPAAFTFTDDNWKGLEPRDLIIYEIHIGTFTKEGTFQAAREKLPTLEALGITAIALMPVCQFPGDRNWGYDCVYPFALHNKYGTTAEFKALINTAHHLGMAVILDVVYNHAGGEGNYQPDYGPYFTDKYKTFWGPAVNLDDNWCDAVRDYYIQNALMWLGEFRIDGLRIDSLHECQDSSAVHFAWELSEAVAGLEQQSGRRKLLIASTDLNDPRYTNPVKIGGYGLTSQWADDFHHALHAWLTGEQQGYYEDFGQFQHLEKAFRDAFVYTGQYSSFRKRKFGLLSDDGDCQRMIVFSQNHEQVGNRMLGERLGSLVSFEALKLAASAVLLSSFVPLLFMGEEYGEKNPFLFFTAYSDPALVEEVKKARSRWFSAFFNTSKSIPDPQLEESFTRSRLGWDTSSRSNAALLACYRFLIAFRKHRPAMRTVSKESVSLLPAGNDQALLAIERTSGQDKVLILLNFDTAVQTYHHTAPATLKKIFDSAHEEWNGPGIKAADEASVNDTILLQPLSAVVYEMAHHEE; this is encoded by the coding sequence ATGATACGTTATCAACAGCAAGGCGCTTTTCTCAAAGAAAACGGAGACTGTTTTTTTCGGGTATGGGCGCCGTTCCGCAAGAGTGTAACGCTTTTACTGCTGGGCAGTGAAGAGGTTTCTTATCCGATGACCTCTGAAGAAGGAGGGTACTGGAGCACTACAGTACAGGAAGTGGCCGACGGCATGCACTATTATTATCTGCTCGATGAACATCTGCAGCGCCCGGACCCGGCCTCCCGGCATCAGGAGAGTACTGTACACCGTGCTTCCTGCGTTGTAGACCCCGCTGCCTTTACCTTCACCGATGACAACTGGAAAGGCCTCGAACCCCGTGACCTGATCATTTACGAAATACATATTGGTACTTTTACGAAGGAAGGCACTTTTCAGGCTGCCCGGGAAAAGCTGCCTACGCTGGAAGCGCTGGGCATCACTGCCATAGCACTGATGCCGGTATGCCAGTTTCCCGGCGACCGCAACTGGGGATATGACTGCGTATATCCCTTCGCGTTACACAACAAATACGGCACTACCGCTGAATTTAAAGCGTTGATCAATACCGCCCACCATCTGGGCATGGCGGTCATCCTCGACGTCGTTTATAACCACGCCGGGGGTGAAGGCAACTACCAGCCCGATTATGGCCCTTACTTTACGGATAAGTACAAAACCTTCTGGGGACCCGCTGTCAATCTGGATGACAATTGGTGTGATGCTGTGCGTGATTATTATATACAGAATGCGCTGATGTGGCTCGGTGAGTTTCGTATTGACGGCCTCCGGATCGATTCACTGCATGAATGTCAGGATAGCAGCGCCGTCCATTTTGCATGGGAACTGTCTGAAGCGGTGGCCGGACTGGAGCAGCAGTCAGGCCGGCGAAAACTGCTGATTGCCTCCACTGACCTGAACGATCCTCGTTATACCAATCCAGTGAAGATAGGTGGGTATGGACTTACATCCCAGTGGGCAGATGATTTTCATCATGCCCTGCATGCCTGGCTGACAGGTGAACAGCAAGGGTATTATGAAGACTTCGGCCAATTCCAGCACCTGGAAAAAGCTTTCAGGGACGCATTTGTATATACCGGACAGTATTCATCTTTCCGTAAACGCAAATTCGGGCTCCTTTCGGATGATGGTGATTGCCAGCGGATGATTGTTTTTTCCCAGAATCACGAGCAGGTTGGCAACCGCATGCTGGGTGAACGGCTGGGCAGCCTCGTATCTTTTGAAGCGCTTAAATTGGCCGCTTCTGCCGTACTGCTTTCTTCTTTTGTCCCGCTGTTGTTTATGGGAGAAGAATATGGGGAGAAGAATCCTTTTCTGTTTTTTACTGCTTATAGCGACCCGGCACTGGTGGAAGAAGTTAAAAAAGCCCGCAGTCGCTGGTTCTCCGCTTTTTTTAATACCAGTAAATCCATCCCCGACCCGCAACTGGAAGAGTCTTTTACCCGAAGCAGGCTGGGATGGGACACGAGTTCCCGTAGTAATGCAGCACTGCTGGCCTGTTACCGCTTTCTGATCGCATTCCGGAAACACCGGCCCGCTATGCGCACAGTCAGCAAGGAATCGGTTAGTTTACTTCCTGCCGGCAACGATCAGGCATTACTGGCTATAGAACGAACCAGCGGGCAGGATAAGGTGTTGATACTACTGAACTTTGATACGGCAGTGCAAACTTATCATCATACGGCCCCGGCGACATTAAAAAAGATATTTGACTCTGCCCATGAAGAGTGGAACGGCCCCGGTATAAAGGCCGCAGATGAAGCTTCTGTAAATGACACGATTTTACTGCAGCCCCTGTCTGCTGTGGTATATGAAATGGCGCATCATGAGGAATGA
- a CDS encoding class I SAM-dependent methyltransferase, whose product MISPRILQSINSQYHQHAHRNLYYQGTASVLPWTRLTCELLTDCPEEILALEDTHKSREVVSYLTMQARQAFCHTNQYLDISTAHTDSLQQVYARLVEDIIGAVKDRRIDEAILSARHSVRLREWLRASNPFTEKAFAVAGRQLEPVVCAEYEATLQLEVLQLNTSSITGPLLDIGCGPEAYLVKYLRSQGIQAYGVDRFIAAPAAFLQVGDWLDFSLPPGYWGTIVSNLSFSNHFLHHHHRNSPECARYARKYMEILQALRPGGSYHYAPSLPMMEVYLPASQYTVSNIPVTAHFSATVVTKKATVEE is encoded by the coding sequence ATGATCTCTCCACGAATATTACAAAGCATCAACTCCCAGTATCATCAACATGCCCACCGTAATCTGTATTACCAGGGAACTGCTTCTGTATTGCCCTGGACCCGCCTTACCTGTGAGCTGCTGACAGACTGCCCGGAAGAAATACTGGCCCTGGAGGATACGCACAAAAGCCGGGAGGTAGTCAGTTACCTCACCATGCAGGCGAGGCAGGCCTTCTGTCATACCAACCAATATCTCGATATTTCAACAGCGCATACCGATTCACTACAACAGGTGTATGCCAGGCTGGTGGAGGATATTATCGGCGCTGTAAAAGACCGCAGGATAGATGAAGCTATACTATCGGCCCGGCATAGTGTACGGCTGCGTGAATGGCTGAGGGCTTCGAATCCTTTTACAGAAAAGGCTTTTGCTGTTGCCGGAAGACAGCTGGAGCCTGTGGTATGTGCTGAATATGAAGCCACCCTGCAACTGGAGGTGTTGCAACTGAATACCAGCAGTATTACAGGGCCTTTGCTGGATATCGGTTGTGGGCCGGAGGCATATCTGGTAAAATACCTGCGTAGCCAGGGTATTCAGGCTTATGGAGTAGATCGTTTTATTGCTGCTCCGGCAGCATTCCTGCAGGTCGGCGACTGGCTGGATTTTTCTCTGCCACCCGGCTACTGGGGGACCATTGTTTCCAATTTGTCATTCTCCAATCATTTCCTGCATCATCATCACCGCAACAGTCCTGAGTGCGCGCGTTATGCCCGCAAGTACATGGAGATCCTTCAGGCACTGCGTCCCGGCGGAAGTTATCATTATGCACCTTCTCTGCCGATGATGGAGGTCTATTTACCTGCCTCGCAATATACTGTCAGCAACATTCCGGTGACAGCACATTTTTCAGCTACTGTGGTTACGAAGAAGGCAACAGTGGAGGAATAA
- the treY gene encoding malto-oligosyltrehalose synthase produces the protein MRNEFFTPVATYRIQFSKDFTFTDLEKQLDYLHQLGITTIYASPVFETTPGSLYGYDITNPREINNNIGSLAHMRQLHVKLRSLGMSWIQDIVPNYMAFHCNNTRLMDALERGTISPYYNYFDIDWHHPDADLKGKLMVPFLRKTLRETITDGGIQLSYGRQGLGIATGGQLYPLSARTYRWLLSILPPGLDPVKEWLTEMKSNLLQRRPLPEWEAMKNLIKPPRKQAFMPLLNLVNNDENLLYELLGQQHYTFTASSEADFRINYRRFLGVNKHIALRMEDKAVFEEYHGFLHRLYQEGIIQGLRIDHIDGLQDPAEYIYRLRELFGNNCYIIAEKILAGHETLPERWALQGSTGYDFLAGVSQLLTDEEGMEKLGRFYRAHFPELSQYPKLARSKKQLVLEKQLNGEWDNLVREAFRLKLVLPETDKAKLKTALGDFMVCLPANRVYPDSWPLAPDDALVLDLAVEDAILRNPATGTALELIRAWWDSDKKQQQAAAALTLLKKITQFAGQLSREGLQETAYYVYNALLSHNEAGDSPVQNKCTLDGFHERMAVRQYLAPFSLNTTATHDTRWGEDARIRLNALTIFPDLWIQQVQSWHTMNHDLVTLIDEKPAPDLNDEYFIYQAVLAGLPVSGETGPGFTAHVAATFLKAVREAKVHSSWLMPDTAYELASLQFIEQILDPNSAFMDSMRTLTEKLETHAHVFSLTQALIKITAPGVPDIYQGCELWDFSAGSGDGRHSVNYTLRRKLLASWQEGDTHGHNWPREHIGTKAAVGREKLYLIWKALQFRNAHPAMFIHGEYIPLSSGDRNSQIAYARKYRQDWCIVVAPLLPAAHAGSKHELAPLPMPANSPLKWKNVFTGEILTQQNGRLVLSGTEAFPVALFSPVPDHKFHR, from the coding sequence ATGAGGAATGAGTTCTTTACCCCGGTAGCGACCTACCGCATACAGTTTAGCAAGGATTTTACCTTTACTGATCTGGAAAAACAACTGGACTACCTTCACCAGCTGGGTATCACTACCATTTATGCCTCTCCCGTATTTGAAACAACACCGGGAAGCCTGTACGGCTATGATATCACCAATCCCCGCGAAATCAACAATAACATCGGCTCCCTGGCTCATATGCGCCAATTGCATGTAAAACTCCGCTCCCTCGGCATGAGCTGGATCCAGGATATTGTACCCAATTACATGGCTTTCCATTGCAACAACACCCGGTTGATGGATGCCCTGGAACGGGGTACTATTTCACCTTACTACAATTATTTCGATATCGACTGGCATCATCCGGATGCTGACCTTAAGGGAAAACTAATGGTGCCCTTTCTCAGAAAGACACTACGTGAAACCATCACCGATGGCGGCATCCAGCTCAGTTATGGCCGGCAGGGACTGGGCATTGCCACCGGTGGGCAGCTGTATCCTTTGTCTGCCCGTACCTACCGCTGGTTGCTTAGCATACTGCCGCCAGGGCTGGATCCGGTCAAAGAATGGCTGACAGAAATGAAAAGTAATTTGTTGCAACGAAGGCCACTACCGGAATGGGAGGCCATGAAGAACCTGATCAAACCTCCCCGTAAACAGGCTTTTATGCCATTGTTAAACCTGGTGAACAATGATGAAAATCTGTTGTATGAACTGCTCGGCCAGCAACACTATACTTTTACGGCCAGTAGCGAAGCGGATTTCCGCATCAACTACCGCCGTTTTCTGGGTGTCAATAAACACATTGCCCTGCGGATGGAAGACAAAGCTGTATTTGAGGAATACCATGGTTTCCTCCACCGGCTCTATCAGGAAGGTATTATCCAGGGTCTGCGCATCGATCATATTGACGGGTTACAGGACCCTGCGGAGTATATTTACCGCCTGCGGGAACTGTTTGGCAATAACTGTTATATCATCGCAGAAAAAATACTGGCAGGACATGAAACACTGCCAGAACGCTGGGCATTGCAGGGCAGCACCGGCTATGATTTTCTGGCAGGTGTCAGCCAGTTGCTTACAGATGAAGAAGGAATGGAAAAGCTGGGACGCTTTTACCGTGCACACTTTCCGGAGTTGTCGCAATATCCCAAACTGGCCCGCAGTAAAAAACAGCTGGTACTGGAAAAACAATTGAACGGTGAATGGGACAACCTAGTAAGGGAAGCGTTCCGCCTGAAACTGGTGCTGCCTGAAACTGACAAGGCAAAACTGAAAACCGCTTTAGGCGATTTTATGGTATGTCTTCCGGCGAACCGTGTCTACCCGGACAGCTGGCCCCTGGCTCCTGATGATGCACTGGTGCTCGACCTCGCAGTGGAAGATGCTATCCTGCGCAACCCTGCCACCGGCACAGCACTGGAGCTGATCCGCGCCTGGTGGGACTCCGATAAAAAACAGCAACAAGCCGCTGCTGCATTGACATTGCTGAAGAAAATCACACAGTTTGCCGGCCAGCTTAGCCGTGAAGGACTGCAAGAAACAGCCTACTACGTATACAATGCACTGCTGTCCCACAACGAGGCCGGTGACTCTCCGGTACAGAACAAATGTACCCTCGATGGCTTTCATGAAAGGATGGCTGTCAGGCAATATCTTGCTCCTTTCTCCCTGAATACCACCGCCACCCACGACACCCGCTGGGGAGAAGATGCCCGCATCCGGCTCAATGCCCTCACTATTTTCCCGGACCTGTGGATTCAGCAGGTGCAGTCATGGCATACCATGAATCATGATCTGGTAACCCTGATAGACGAAAAACCTGCACCCGATCTCAACGATGAGTATTTTATCTATCAGGCTGTCCTCGCTGGTCTGCCTGTTTCGGGTGAAACAGGCCCCGGATTTACCGCGCATGTCGCTGCTACTTTCCTGAAGGCGGTACGGGAGGCTAAAGTCCACAGCAGCTGGCTAATGCCGGACACCGCCTATGAACTGGCCAGTCTGCAGTTTATCGAACAGATACTGGACCCAAACAGCGCTTTTATGGACAGCATGCGCACGCTCACTGAAAAACTGGAAACGCATGCACATGTGTTTTCACTGACCCAGGCATTGATTAAAATTACAGCGCCCGGTGTGCCGGATATTTATCAGGGATGTGAACTGTGGGACTTCAGCGCAGGAAGCGGCGACGGCCGCCATAGCGTGAACTATACCCTGCGCCGTAAGCTGCTGGCCTCCTGGCAGGAGGGAGATACACACGGTCACAACTGGCCCCGGGAGCATATCGGCACCAAAGCCGCTGTAGGAAGAGAAAAATTATACCTGATCTGGAAAGCTTTACAGTTTAGAAATGCACATCCCGCTATGTTTATCCATGGCGAATATATACCCCTCAGTAGCGGGGATAGAAACAGCCAGATCGCCTATGCCCGCAAATACCGGCAGGATTGGTGCATCGTGGTGGCGCCGCTGTTGCCCGCCGCACATGCCGGTAGCAAACATGAACTGGCCCCTTTGCCCATGCCTGCCAATTCCCCGCTGAAATGGAAAAATGTATTTACCGGTGAAATACTCACCCAACAAAATGGCCGGCTGGTACTGTCAGGTACAGAAGCGTTCCCGGTAGCGCTTTTCAGCCCTGTGCCCGATCATAAATTCCACCGTTGA
- a CDS encoding ABC transporter ATP-binding protein yields MKQPSGSGKKPSGIFGLLRPYKGMIALLILFALIGNSLNLWLPRIIGHAIDDFSRGSFVYQPLILKFSLAALFIFIFTYLQNIIQTYASELVAKNLRTQIAEKISRQSYAWMEQANPSRLLTNLTADVDSIKLFVSQAIVSLVSSAFIIIGASILLLTINWKLALVVIAAIPVMGFTFYAVLKKVRTLFLQSREVMDRLNKVLNESILGAALVQVVNSQQREYEKFLDANGKALGFGLSILRLFAGLVPVINLTANLTSLAILALGGHFVINGSMSMGDFAAFGSYLTILIFPILVIGFMSNVIAQASASYQRIGVVLASPDMLETGTMEKKLEGNIVCEHVSLSYGEKPVLKDISFEVKAGSKIAIIGPTAAGKTQLLYLLMRLIKPGEGKILIDGEDIAAYESESFHQQVGFVFQDSVIFNMSVRENIAFSDVVTDASLEKAITTAEVKEFTDMLPEKLSTIVSERGVSLSGGQKQRLMLARALALEPKILLLDDFTARVDTHTERKILANVHRNYPDLTLVSVTQKIGAVTHYDKIILLMQGEMIAAGTHEELMESSPDYVQIFNSQQSTSNYELQS; encoded by the coding sequence ATGAAACAACCCTCCGGAAGTGGAAAGAAACCATCAGGTATTTTTGGTTTGTTACGCCCTTACAAAGGAATGATAGCCTTGCTGATTTTATTTGCCCTCATCGGCAACAGCCTTAATTTATGGCTGCCCAGAATTATCGGGCATGCCATCGATGACTTTTCCCGTGGCTCCTTTGTATATCAGCCGCTGATACTGAAATTCAGCCTGGCTGCTTTGTTCATCTTTATCTTTACCTATCTGCAGAATATTATCCAGACTTATGCTTCCGAACTGGTCGCTAAAAATCTGCGTACCCAGATAGCCGAAAAGATCTCCCGTCAGAGTTATGCCTGGATGGAACAGGCCAATCCATCCCGGTTACTGACAAACCTTACCGCCGATGTAGACTCCATTAAACTGTTTGTGTCTCAGGCAATCGTGTCACTGGTATCCTCTGCATTTATCATCATCGGTGCCAGCATCCTCCTGCTTACGATCAACTGGAAACTGGCATTGGTAGTTATTGCAGCCATCCCCGTCATGGGCTTTACATTCTATGCCGTACTGAAAAAGGTACGTACCCTGTTCCTCCAGAGCCGCGAAGTCATGGACCGGCTGAACAAAGTGCTCAACGAAAGTATCCTGGGTGCAGCATTGGTGCAGGTGGTCAACTCACAGCAGCGGGAGTACGAAAAATTCCTCGATGCCAATGGTAAAGCACTGGGATTTGGCCTCTCCATCCTGCGGCTGTTTGCCGGGCTGGTACCGGTGATCAACCTGACGGCCAATCTTACCAGCCTCGCCATCCTGGCCCTGGGTGGACATTTTGTAATCAACGGCAGTATGAGTATGGGTGACTTCGCTGCATTTGGCAGCTACCTGACTATCCTGATATTTCCCATCCTGGTGATCGGTTTTATGAGCAATGTGATTGCCCAGGCCTCCGCTTCCTATCAACGTATAGGAGTTGTACTGGCTTCTCCGGATATGCTGGAAACAGGTACAATGGAGAAAAAACTCGAAGGGAATATTGTTTGTGAGCATGTTTCTCTGTCTTATGGAGAGAAACCGGTGCTGAAAGACATCTCCTTTGAAGTAAAAGCCGGGTCCAAAATCGCTATCATAGGGCCTACTGCAGCCGGTAAAACGCAGCTGCTTTACCTGCTGATGCGGCTGATCAAGCCGGGAGAAGGCAAAATACTGATAGACGGAGAAGATATTGCCGCCTACGAAAGTGAATCGTTTCATCAGCAGGTAGGCTTTGTATTTCAGGATAGTGTGATCTTCAATATGAGCGTGCGGGAAAACATTGCTTTCAGTGATGTGGTAACAGACGCCTCCCTGGAGAAGGCTATCACCACTGCTGAAGTAAAGGAGTTTACCGATATGCTGCCAGAAAAACTCAGCACCATTGTATCTGAAAGAGGTGTCAGCCTTTCCGGAGGACAGAAACAGCGCCTCATGCTGGCCCGTGCGCTGGCCCTCGAGCCTAAAATACTATTGCTGGATGACTTCACCGCAAGGGTAGACACACATACCGAACGGAAAATACTGGCCAACGTACACCGTAATTATCCTGACCTGACACTGGTATCTGTGACCCAGAAGATCGGTGCAGTAACCCATTACGATAAAATTATTCTGCTGATGCAGGGAGAAATGATCGCTGCCGGCACCCATGAAGAACTGATGGAAAGCAGTCCTGATTACGTACAAATTTTTAACTCTCAGCAAAGCACCAGCAACTATGAATTACAATCTTAG